A genomic region of Cannabis sativa cultivar Pink pepper isolate KNU-18-1 chromosome 1, ASM2916894v1, whole genome shotgun sequence contains the following coding sequences:
- the LOC115707548 gene encoding uncharacterized protein LOC115707548 — protein sequence MNDFHHRLSSSPSIKPSKDVDENEPKYHQQTSPNLQNNPKPMPKHYMSTTISAASKANFPRKKILGDRNEASEPSSSFETKFEKISILDNSDESLSQSNGGGEEEENEDALVVSADLASSPPYDPLTNYLSPRPQFLRYKPNRRHCRVIFHGREIEDGEAKEEGLTSRSGSLDSLNASHEEEAASESGGSSSSSSPSSSIIQKKEDDVVEGAIGESEERDEDEIVEEKEEEEDIGCNFKGLFKSLFLLAVLVLSTMFISSMNSSTSMSSLRFDESTLSGYCNMQNHTISQNGDPIELKKSDFDRGLEEENMVEAIWFKNAVDSNVEEEGNVDVDEDIEFDEIESTDEVNEDDAAAVEVAEGENKSIVEDNMDEFSMDLLEPTEDYQLLTFSEEQNDIEVSQDEDVTGSITEEVVLSENMDTDTKLNDENLKQMETKFSFKILVAGLILSTIIATLFLRFRLRANPCTEPLQVKEEEIITGDSNPLPSKPYFESWKIEKCKEEIPSKKDELIDEIVSLRDHTQPHAPSVEFLGEFVVRDIRNSGVKNRRTEVEESNFSFSTENLGDKSHSVSIQSQPAHSEFSVTDDSPSQGSYAGNKKDDGESNNEMMTPTTAKRSSSRKGEAKATPVRRSSRIRSRAVLSP from the exons ATGAACGATTTTCATCACCGACTTTCTTCTTCACCGTCCATCAAGCCCTCAAAAG ATGTAGATGAAAATGAACCAAAGTATCATCAGCAAACAAGTCCCAATTTGCAGAACAATCCAAAACCAATGCCAAAGCATTACATGTCCACAACTATTTCAGCAGCTTCCAAGGCAAATTTTCCTAGAAAGAAGATCTTAGGAGACAGGAACGAGGCTTCCGAACCATCTTCTTCGTTTGAGACTaaattcgaaaagatatcaattCTTGATAACTCTGATGAGTCTTTGTCACAATCGAATGGTGGTGGTGAGGAGGAGGAGAATGAAGATGCTCTTGTAGTATCTGCTGATCTGGCTTCTTCTCCGCCTTATGATCCTTTAACCAATTATCTTTCTCCGAGGCCTCAATTTCTCCGCTACAAGCCTAATAGGCGACATTGCCGTGTGATCTTTCATGGGAGAGAAATTGAAGATGGAGAGGCCAAAGAAGAGGGGTTAACTAGTAGAAGTGGTTCGCTTGATTCTCTGAATGCCAGCCATGAGGAAGAGGCTGCTTCCGAGTCCGGTggcagttcttcttcttcttcaccatCATCTTCAATAATTCAAAAGAAAGAAGATGATGTAGTTGAGGGAGCTATTGGTGAATCCGAGGAAAGAGATGAAGACGAAATTGTGGAGGAAAAAGAGGAAGAGGAAGATATAGGTTGTAACTTTAAAGGTCTATTCAAATCTTTATTTTTGTTGGCTGTTTTAGTTCTCTCTACCATGTTTATATCTTCCATGAATTCTTCGACGTCTATGTCTAGTTTGAGGTTTGATGAGAGCACTTTGAGTGGTTACTGCAATATGCAGAATCATACAATTTCACAAAATGGGGATCCTATAGAATTAAAGAAGAGTGATTTTGATAGAGGGTTAGAGGAAGAAAACATGGTTGAAGCTATCTGGTTTAAGAATGCAGTTGATTCTAATGTGGAGGAAGAGGGAAATGTAGATGTTGATGAAGATATTGAATTTGATGAAATTGAAAGTACTGATGAAGTGAACGAAGATGATGCTGCTGCTGTGGAAGTTGCTGAAGGTGAAAATAAGTCCATTGTTGAAGATAACATGGATGAGTTCTCTATGGATCTTCTTGAACCCACTGAAGATTACCAGCTACTGACTTTCTCTGAAGAGCAAAATGACATTGAAGTAAGCCAAGATGAGGATGTAACTGGAAGCATTACTGAGGAAGTTGTTTTGTCAGAGAATATGGATACTGATACCAAGTTAAACGATGAGAATCTGAAGCAAATGGAAACTAAATTCTCATTCAAAATTCTTGTTGCGGGTTTGATACTTTCAACGATTATCGCAACTTTGTTTTTGAGGTTCCGGTTGAGAGCAAACCCTTGCACTGAACCTCTTCAAGTAAAGGAAGAAGAGATCATTACAGGTGATTCTAATCCTTTACCCTCAAAGCCTTATTTTGAATCTTGGAAAATAGAGAAATGCAAAGAAGAAATTCCCAGTAAGAAAGATGAGCTCATTGATGAAATTGTCTCTCTTAGAGATCATACCCAACCCCACGCCCCATCAGTTGAATTTCTTGGCGAGTTTGTGGTTAGAGATATTAGGAACTCTGGTGTCAAAAACAGGAGAACAGAAGTTGAAGAAAgcaatttttcattttctacAGAGAACCTTGGTGATAAATCTCATTCAGTTTCTATTCAATCCCAACCTGCTCACTCTGAGTTTTCTGTCACGGATGATTCCCCTTCACAAGGAAGCTATGCTGGGAATAAGAAAGAT GATGGTGAGTCAAATAATGAGATGATGACTCCAACAACAGCAAAGCGATCAAGCAGCAGAAAAGGAGAAGCTAAAGCAACTCCAGTTAGGCGATCAAGCAGAATCCGCAGTAGGGCAGTATTGTCTCCATAG
- the LOC115707549 gene encoding protein OXIDATIVE STRESS 3 — MAACEEQMLQQSPFSIGLYGDYGKKSRWISMEGDDNNNHVHDDDAYNSTSSASSSSIGNSTSSNRSSLSSSSDLVDDASSSPSSSGSSSHDHNGPLYELSELMSQLPIKRGLSKFFQGKSQSFTSLSKVLSIEDLAKKENPYNIRRKMKACKSYAGGLDTTKLYTLPKATISKKVSRGSSSLSFSFTNRRSA; from the exons ATGGCTGCCTGTGAAGAACAGATGCTACAACAAAGTCCATTCTCTATAGGTTTGTATGGTGATTATGGGAAAAAGAGTAGATGGATTAGCATGGAAGgtgatgataataataatcatgTTCATGATGATGATGCCTACAATTCAACATCATCTGCATCATCATCCTCCATTGGGAATTCTACCTCCTCAAAcagatcatcattatcatcttCATCAGATTTGGTAGATGATGCATCTTCATCCCCTTCATCATCTGGTTCTTCATCCCATGATCATAATGGACCTTTGTATGAATTGTCAGAACTCATGTCCCAACTACCCATCAA GAGAGGTCTTTCCAAGTTTTTCCAAGGCAAATCACAGTCATTCACATCTCTATCAAAAGTGTTGAGTATAGAAGATCTTGCTAAGAAGGAAAATCCTTACAATATCAGAAGAAAAATGAAGGCATGTAAGAGTTATGCTGGTGGTTTAGATACCACCAAATTATATACCCTTCCCAAGGCCACCATTTCTAAGAAGGTCTCAAGAGGTTCTTCATCattatctttttctttcacaAATAGAAGATCTGCCTAG